One segment of Dolichospermum sp. DET69 DNA contains the following:
- the glgX gene encoding glycogen debranching protein GlgX: MERIDVHPTHTYEGFKLRNGKPFPFGATLVPGGVNFSIFSSYAKSCTLVLFERHAKKPLAEIPFPEEFRIGNVYCMTVFDLDYENLEYGYRMDGPNSFQEGHWFDTSKVLMDPYAKIIGGRDVWGVTPDWNDIYHHRARIAFDDFDWENDRPLEIPPEDQVIYEMHVRSFTRHPSSGVKDKHQGTFAGIRDKISYLKELGVNAVELMPIYEFDEFENSRPNPQTGETLYNYWGYSTVGFFAPKAGYAATGKFGMQVDELKTLVKELHKNGIEVILDVVFNHTAEGNEHGPTISFRGIDNKIYYMLTPEGYYYNFSGTGNTLNCNNPIVRGIVLDCLRYWASEYHIDGFRFDLAAILGRDPWGAPLANPPLLESLAFDPILAKCKLIAEAWDAGGLYQVGSFPAYGRWAEWNGKYRDGIRKFLKGDGTVGDAAQRLQGSPDLYAWSGRAPATSINFITAHDGFTMMDLFSYDGKHNEANGENNNDGTNDNDSWNCGWEGQTDDPGINALRRRQIKNALAMLMVSQGVPMILMGDEVGRTQYGNNNTYCHDNDLNWLDWKLLETNADLFKFFKHCIAFRNLHPVLRSPWHFQNRDYVGSGYADITWHGTQAWNADWSDSNRSLAFMLCGKHAKQGTVEDNYIYVAMNMHWESMWFELPGLPLGMNWHIFANTGATTPHDSWQPGTEPMLENQSGLLLGDRSMAILVGK, encoded by the coding sequence ATGGAAAGAATTGATGTTCATCCAACGCATACTTATGAAGGGTTTAAATTACGCAACGGAAAACCATTTCCGTTTGGTGCAACCCTAGTTCCAGGAGGGGTTAACTTCTCGATCTTTTCGAGTTATGCCAAATCCTGTACTCTAGTTCTATTTGAAAGACACGCCAAGAAACCATTAGCAGAAATTCCTTTTCCTGAAGAATTTCGGATTGGTAATGTTTATTGCATGACTGTCTTTGACCTGGATTATGAAAATCTGGAATATGGCTATCGGATGGATGGTCCGAATAGTTTCCAGGAAGGTCATTGGTTTGATACTAGCAAAGTCTTGATGGACCCCTACGCCAAGATTATTGGTGGTCGGGATGTTTGGGGTGTAACTCCAGACTGGAATGATATTTATCACCATCGGGCGAGAATTGCTTTTGATGATTTTGACTGGGAAAATGATCGTCCGTTGGAAATTCCCCCAGAGGATCAAGTCATCTATGAAATGCACGTTCGCAGTTTTACCCGTCATCCTTCATCTGGTGTGAAAGACAAGCATCAGGGAACATTTGCGGGTATCAGGGACAAAATTTCTTATCTCAAAGAGTTGGGTGTCAACGCTGTGGAGTTGATGCCTATTTATGAGTTTGATGAGTTTGAAAACAGTCGTCCTAATCCCCAAACTGGCGAAACTCTATATAATTACTGGGGTTACAGTACCGTTGGTTTTTTTGCCCCCAAGGCTGGTTATGCGGCTACGGGCAAATTTGGGATGCAGGTGGATGAGTTAAAAACACTGGTTAAAGAATTACATAAAAACGGGATTGAGGTAATTCTTGATGTAGTTTTCAACCACACGGCTGAAGGTAATGAGCATGGTCCGACAATTTCTTTTCGAGGGATTGATAATAAGATCTACTATATGCTGACCCCAGAAGGGTATTATTACAACTTTAGCGGGACTGGTAATACTCTCAACTGTAATAACCCCATTGTTCGCGGTATAGTTTTAGATTGTCTGCGTTACTGGGCTTCAGAATATCATATTGATGGCTTCCGATTTGACTTGGCGGCTATTTTAGGTCGTGACCCTTGGGGCGCACCTTTAGCAAATCCACCTCTGCTTGAATCTTTGGCCTTTGACCCGATTTTGGCTAAGTGTAAACTGATTGCTGAAGCTTGGGATGCTGGCGGTTTATACCAAGTAGGTTCTTTCCCAGCTTACGGACGTTGGGCAGAATGGAATGGTAAATACCGTGATGGTATTCGTAAGTTTTTGAAGGGTGATGGTACGGTTGGGGATGCTGCTCAACGTTTGCAAGGCTCTCCTGATTTGTATGCTTGGTCTGGCCGCGCTCCGGCAACATCAATTAATTTCATTACGGCACACGATGGTTTCACCATGATGGATCTGTTTTCCTACGATGGGAAACATAATGAGGCTAATGGTGAAAATAATAACGATGGCACTAATGATAATGATAGCTGGAACTGTGGTTGGGAAGGTCAAACAGATGATCCAGGTATCAATGCTTTACGCCGTCGGCAAATTAAAAATGCCCTGGCTATGCTGATGGTAAGTCAAGGTGTACCCATGATTCTCATGGGTGATGAAGTGGGACGCACTCAGTATGGTAATAATAATACTTATTGCCACGATAATGACTTAAACTGGTTAGACTGGAAACTATTAGAAACTAATGCAGATTTGTTTAAGTTTTTTAAACACTGTATTGCTTTCCGTAATCTCCACCCAGTGTTAAGAAGTCCCTGGCATTTCCAGAACCGCGATTATGTGGGCAGTGGTTATGCAGATATCACTTGGCATGGCACACAGGCATGGAATGCAGATTGGTCTGATTCTAACCGCAGTCTGGCTTTTATGCTTTGTGGAAAACACGCCAAGCAAGGCACAGTGGAAGATAATTATATCTACGTGGCTATGAATATGCACTGGGAATCTATGTGGTTTGAACTTCCTGGCTTGCCTTTAGGCATGAATTGGCATATTTTTGCGAATACTGGGGCTACAACACCGCATGATAGTTGGCAACCTGGGACTGAACCAATGTTAGAAAATCAATCGGGGTTGCTTTTGGGCGATCGCTCTATGGCAATTTTGGTAGGTAAGTAA
- a CDS encoding nuclear transport factor 2 family protein has product MDVNPVFNPTIPVPKSASVLTVSKGQKMVPPDTMRRHFAEHPEGKQRVAQGFIPKWSIAGPKWPIDGVQPPSPQLQVVGELSAAIMAEDWEKVKTYLTDDLFYKVGSGEPMYGPNAVVDFFKHTFKTTAKFYGHDARKIWIEPDIITIEMDAKYEMVGSKKHVVVACCDIYRMRGNKVSEWRVYADMTPWQN; this is encoded by the coding sequence ATGGATGTAAATCCCGTATTTAACCCTACAATTCCTGTGCCTAAATCTGCTTCTGTGTTAACAGTTAGCAAAGGACAAAAAATGGTTCCTCCCGACACCATGAGGAGACATTTTGCCGAACATCCTGAAGGTAAACAAAGAGTAGCCCAAGGATTTATTCCTAAATGGTCAATTGCCGGGCCAAAATGGCCTATAGATGGTGTTCAACCGCCATCACCACAATTACAAGTAGTTGGGGAACTATCAGCCGCAATCATGGCTGAAGATTGGGAAAAAGTCAAAACTTACCTGACAGATGACCTGTTTTATAAGGTTGGTTCAGGTGAGCCAATGTATGGACCCAATGCAGTTGTAGATTTCTTTAAACACACCTTTAAAACTACTGCTAAGTTTTATGGTCATGATGCTCGAAAAATTTGGATAGAACCAGACATCATCACCATTGAAATGGACGCTAAATATGAAATGGTGGGCAGTAAGAAACACGTGGTAGTTGCCTGTTGTGATATCTATCGGATGCGGGGAAATAAGGTCAGTGAATGGCGAGTTTATGCTGATATGACCCCGTGGCAAAACTGA
- a CDS encoding AGE family epimerase/isomerase, producing the protein MTTKVDFTFSDLIAGYVTEYDGNSDTFGLKTSDGREFEVKISPMAYAKLIQNFDEGYPDATASMRAMLLPGRYLFTYGVFYPDKDIFDAKQIVFAGRQKTDYVFEKQDWWIKQVNALGKFYLKAQFGDGDYDYRRYRTTLNLSGVQSTTNFRQETDTISRLVYGFATAFLMTGNDSFLKAAENGTEYLREHMRFVDLDEGIVYWYHGIDVKGEKEDKIFASEFGDDYYAIPAYEQIYALAGPIQTYRCTGDPRIMDDTEKTIKLFNEFLLDKSEQGGYFSHLDPLTLDPLSDSLGQNKGTKNWNSVGDHAPAYLINLWLATGKQEYADMLESTFDTIEKHFPDDENSPFVQERFFQDWSKDTSWGWQQNRAVVGHNLKIAWNLMRMQSLKAKDSYVNLAQKIADVMPAVGSDQQRGGWYDVVERTLAEGEEHYRFVWHDRKAWWQQEQAILAYQILAGILDNKEYHRLARESAAFYNAWFLDLEEGGVYFNVLANGIPYLAGGNERGKGSHSMSGYHSFELCYLAAVYTNLLITKQPMDFYFKPIPGGFPDDILRVSPDILPPGSVKIGKCEIDGEPYSNFDAEALTVTLPKTSERVKVKVQIVPV; encoded by the coding sequence ATGACTACCAAGGTAGATTTTACCTTTTCTGACCTCATCGCTGGCTACGTTACCGAATATGACGGTAATAGCGATACCTTTGGACTAAAAACTTCTGATGGCAGAGAATTTGAAGTTAAAATCAGTCCCATGGCCTATGCGAAGTTAATTCAAAACTTTGATGAAGGCTATCCTGATGCAACTGCCAGCATGAGAGCTATGCTATTACCAGGAAGGTATTTGTTTACATACGGGGTATTTTATCCAGATAAAGATATCTTTGATGCTAAACAGATAGTTTTTGCTGGTCGTCAGAAAACAGATTACGTTTTCGAGAAACAAGATTGGTGGATAAAACAGGTGAATGCTTTAGGTAAATTTTACCTCAAAGCTCAATTTGGCGATGGTGACTACGACTACCGCAGGTATCGCACTACTTTAAATCTCAGTGGTGTACAATCAACCACCAATTTCCGCCAAGAAACCGATACTATTTCTCGTCTAGTCTATGGTTTTGCGACTGCTTTCTTGATGACAGGGAATGATAGCTTCCTCAAAGCTGCTGAAAATGGGACTGAGTACCTGCGGGAACACATGAGGTTTGTAGACTTAGACGAAGGGATTGTCTACTGGTATCACGGTATTGATGTCAAGGGAGAAAAAGAAGATAAAATCTTTGCTTCTGAATTTGGGGATGATTACTATGCTATCCCTGCTTATGAACAAATTTACGCCCTAGCGGGTCCGATTCAAACCTATCGGTGTACTGGTGATCCCCGCATTATGGATGACACGGAGAAAACCATTAAGCTATTTAACGAGTTTCTACTCGATAAAAGTGAACAGGGCGGATATTTCTCTCACCTCGATCCATTGACATTAGATCCTCTCAGCGACTCATTAGGACAGAACAAGGGAACAAAAAACTGGAACTCCGTCGGTGATCATGCTCCAGCTTACCTAATTAACCTGTGGTTAGCGACAGGTAAACAAGAATATGCTGATATGTTGGAGTCTACTTTTGACACTATCGAAAAGCATTTCCCTGACGACGAAAATAGTCCATTTGTCCAAGAACGTTTCTTCCAAGACTGGTCTAAAGACACATCTTGGGGTTGGCAACAAAACCGCGCTGTCGTCGGTCACAACCTGAAAATTGCCTGGAATTTGATGCGGATGCAAAGCCTCAAAGCTAAGGATAGCTATGTCAATCTCGCTCAAAAAATTGCTGATGTCATGCCAGCAGTGGGTAGTGATCAGCAACGTGGTGGCTGGTACGACGTTGTAGAACGCACCCTAGCAGAAGGTGAAGAGCATTATCGCTTTGTTTGGCATGATCGCAAAGCTTGGTGGCAACAGGAACAAGCTATCTTAGCCTATCAAATTCTCGCAGGTATTCTGGATAACAAAGAATATCACCGCTTGGCTCGTGAATCCGCAGCATTTTATAACGCTTGGTTCTTAGATTTAGAAGAGGGTGGGGTTTATTTCAACGTTTTAGCTAACGGTATTCCCTATCTAGCTGGGGGTAACGAACGGGGTAAAGGTTCTCACTCCATGAGTGGTTATCACTCCTTTGAATTATGTTATTTAGCAGCAGTTTATACAAACCTGCTAATTACTAAGCAGCCTATGGACTTCTACTTTAAGCCTATTCCCGGTGGATTCCCTGACGATATTCTGCGAGTATCACCTGATATTTTACCACCCGGTAGCGTAAAAATTGGTAAGTGCGAAATTGACGGCGAACCTTATAGCAATTTCGATGCAGAAGCTTTAACTGTCACATTACCCAAAACCAGCGAACGGGTTAAAGTTAAGGTACAGATTGTGCCTGTATAA
- a CDS encoding STAS domain-containing protein, which produces MEINITTIEDINIVVVKGDIDASTAQSVTKKVLPLVEPGSKILLDMTAVPYMSSAGLRTLLSVHRQAASKEGKLVLVGLVQDVKDTMDVTGFLEHFVTTENLEAGLAALK; this is translated from the coding sequence ATTGAGATTAATATCACAACGATTGAAGACATAAACATAGTTGTGGTGAAGGGTGATATAGATGCCAGTACAGCACAATCGGTGACAAAAAAAGTTTTACCACTAGTAGAACCAGGAAGTAAAATTCTGCTCGATATGACTGCTGTACCTTATATGTCCAGTGCGGGTTTGCGAACTTTGTTAAGTGTACATCGGCAAGCAGCATCCAAAGAAGGAAAACTGGTGCTTGTGGGTTTGGTACAAGATGTTAAAGATACAATGGATGTAACTGGATTCCTAGAACATTTTGTCACTACTGAAAACCTGGAAGCAGGATTAGCAGCCCTCAAATAA
- a CDS encoding DJ-1/PfpI family protein, with the protein MTATSKGKIGVLVEEHFDGTEFRRFNEYFPEQGYEVEYISHLWGNKELHFGSNPENDQVEYHVTVSTEVKDVKPSDYKGIICIGAYAMDRLRYEVNVKKGQKNQAPAVVFLRDAVAEDKVKLGTICHSLWLFCADPDLIKGKKVTCAHNIICDVENAGADVIYEGDVTTDLVIDGNLITGKHPGMVDQFMEIFVQEIEKN; encoded by the coding sequence ATGACAGCTACTAGTAAAGGTAAAATCGGTGTACTCGTTGAAGAACATTTTGACGGCACAGAGTTCCGCCGTTTTAATGAATATTTTCCTGAACAGGGTTATGAAGTAGAGTATATTTCCCATCTTTGGGGCAACAAAGAACTACACTTTGGTTCCAACCCCGAAAATGATCAAGTAGAATATCATGTCACTGTCAGCACAGAAGTTAAAGACGTAAAACCCAGCGACTATAAAGGCATTATTTGTATCGGAGCCTATGCAATGGATAGACTCCGATATGAAGTCAATGTCAAAAAAGGGCAAAAAAATCAAGCTCCAGCCGTGGTTTTTCTGCGTGATGCCGTCGCTGAAGATAAAGTTAAATTAGGGACAATTTGCCATAGCTTATGGCTATTTTGTGCAGATCCAGACCTAATTAAAGGTAAAAAAGTCACCTGCGCTCATAACATCATCTGTGATGTAGAAAATGCTGGAGCAGATGTTATTTATGAAGGTGATGTTACTACAGATTTAGTCATTGATGGTAATCTGATTACAGGCAAACATCCCGGCATGGTTGACCAATTTATGGAAATTTTTGTCCAAGAAATTGAAAAAAATTAG
- a CDS encoding nuclear transport factor 2 family protein, whose product MSHKVIDLLQAAFDQPNLQQQLHSANTAEQFVKIARENGYELSQQELAAALGKVHMVFGQVVESMMGDLMAQGATDNAETASIESISGTNTDLVKRLFSRGEAFDAEGFITFFTDTPVYQFGNFDVCLNKADIKKSADAFFSQIDAVYHEIKMIWEEGDAVFVEMDVTYWRKDGSVVSLPCFDIFRVEEDKFSELRIFMDVNPVFNPSIPVPESASVLTVSKGQQMLPPGTMRRHFAEHPEGKQRVSQGFIPKWSIAGPKWSVDGNMEMPSEQLQVVGELSAAIMAEDWEKVKTYLTDDLFYKVGSGEPMYGPNAVVDFFKHTFKTTAKFYGHEARKIWIEPDIITIEMDAEYEMVGSKKHVTVACCDIYRMRGNKVSEWRVYADMSPWGEAAGKSVALDKEKASQVFPVIVVFEVETWKQQEILKSIVDYMENHVKYQPGFISSTLHRSLDGTRVINYSQWESPEFFKKSIDGKMRSLEPKIFQEISPDGHLYEIYHQATA is encoded by the coding sequence ATGTCACATAAAGTAATAGACCTATTACAAGCAGCTTTTGATCAACCCAATCTACAACAGCAACTGCATTCTGCTAATACGGCTGAACAGTTTGTCAAGATTGCTAGAGAAAACGGCTATGAATTAAGTCAGCAAGAATTGGCAGCAGCACTTGGCAAAGTTCATATGGTTTTTGGCCAAGTTGTGGAGTCAATGATGGGTGATTTGATGGCACAAGGCGCAACTGATAATGCCGAAACTGCCAGCATAGAGAGTATTTCTGGAACTAATACAGACTTAGTAAAACGCTTGTTTTCCAGAGGTGAAGCTTTTGATGCTGAAGGTTTCATTACTTTCTTTACCGACACACCAGTTTATCAATTTGGTAATTTTGATGTCTGTTTAAATAAAGCAGATATTAAAAAATCAGCCGATGCTTTCTTTAGTCAAATTGATGCCGTATACCACGAGATCAAAATGATCTGGGAAGAAGGAGATGCGGTATTCGTAGAAATGGACGTGACATACTGGCGCAAAGATGGCTCAGTTGTTTCACTGCCTTGTTTTGATATCTTCCGAGTTGAGGAAGATAAATTCAGTGAATTGCGGATTTTTATGGATGTAAATCCTGTATTTAATCCCTCAATTCCCGTTCCTGAATCTGCTTCTGTATTAACAGTTAGCAAAGGACAGCAAATGCTTCCTCCCGGCACAATGAGAAGACATTTTGCCGAACATCCTGAAGGTAAACAAAGAGTATCTCAAGGATTTATTCCTAAATGGTCAATTGCCGGACCAAAGTGGTCAGTAGATGGGAATATGGAAATGCCGTCAGAACAGTTACAAGTAGTTGGGGAACTATCAGCCGCAATCATGGCGGAAGATTGGGAAAAAGTCAAAACTTACCTGACAGATGATCTATTTTATAAAGTTGGTTCAGGTGAGCCAATGTATGGACCAAATGCAGTTGTAGACTTCTTTAAACACACCTTTAAAACTACTGCTAAGTTTTATGGTCATGAGGCTCGAAAAATTTGGATAGAGCCAGACATCATCACCATTGAAATGGACGCTGAATATGAAATGGTGGGCAGTAAGAAACACGTGACAGTAGCTTGCTGTGATATCTATCGAATGCGGGGCAACAAGGTCAGCGAATGGCGCGTTTATGCTGATATGTCTCCTTGGGGTGAAGCTGCTGGTAAATCCGTTGCGCTGGATAAAGAAAAGGCTTCCCAAGTGTTTCCAGTAATTGTGGTATTTGAAGTCGAAACATGGAAACAACAAGAGATTTTAAAGAGCATTGTTGATTACATGGAAAACCACGTTAAATACCAACCAGGCTTTATTTCCTCCACTTTGCACAGAAGTTTAGATGGTACTAGAGTGATCAACTATTCCCAGTGGGAAAGCCCAGAATTCTTTAAGAAATCCATTGATGGTAAAATGCGATCGCTCGAACCAAAAATATTCCAAGAAATCTCTCCAGACGGACATCTATACGAGATTTATCACCAAGCCACAGCTTAA